A single window of Vibrio campbellii CAIM 519 = NBRC 15631 = ATCC 25920 DNA harbors:
- the pstC gene encoding phosphate ABC transporter permease subunit PstC: protein MTIATNSEKLMTTDAKAISKPGLREKRRVDWKERIFHGLFLTSAVIGIVSLAVIAYFIVRESIPAFQEAGVSGIVLGQNWLPPALYGVATMIVASIVSTAGAVLVGVPVGVLTAIFIAEIAPKRLADIIRPAVELLAGIPSVVYGFFGLVIIVPLIQNVFDVPAGNTILAGIIVLGVMILPTVITVSETSIRAVPRTYKEGSLALGASKIYTIFKLLVPAARSGIMTGVILGIGRALGETMAIIMVMGNAPAMPEGILDSARTLTANIAIEMSYASGVHANALYATGVVLLVFIMTLNAVLLYLNREKAK, encoded by the coding sequence ATGACCATCGCAACAAATAGTGAAAAGCTTATGACTACTGACGCTAAAGCGATCAGCAAGCCAGGCCTGCGCGAAAAACGCCGCGTTGATTGGAAAGAGCGCATCTTCCACGGCTTGTTCCTAACGAGTGCTGTAATCGGCATCGTATCATTAGCAGTAATCGCATACTTCATCGTTCGAGAAAGTATCCCAGCATTCCAAGAAGCGGGCGTCTCGGGCATTGTTCTAGGCCAAAACTGGCTACCACCAGCACTTTACGGTGTTGCAACCATGATTGTTGCTTCCATCGTTTCGACGGCAGGCGCTGTTTTAGTCGGTGTTCCAGTTGGTGTCTTGACCGCTATCTTCATCGCTGAAATCGCACCAAAGCGCTTGGCTGACATCATCCGCCCAGCGGTTGAGCTGCTAGCCGGTATCCCTTCGGTGGTTTACGGTTTCTTTGGTCTGGTTATTATTGTTCCATTGATTCAGAACGTATTTGATGTACCAGCCGGTAACACTATCTTGGCCGGTATCATTGTTCTTGGTGTGATGATTCTACCAACGGTAATTACGGTATCTGAAACGTCTATCCGCGCGGTTCCTCGCACTTACAAAGAAGGCTCTTTGGCTCTGGGCGCATCAAAAATCTACACCATCTTTAAATTGCTCGTTCCAGCGGCTCGCTCAGGCATCATGACAGGTGTGATTCTGGGTATCGGTCGTGCGTTGGGTGAGACCATGGCGATCATCATGGTAATGGGTAACGCGCCAGCAATGCCTGAAGGCATCCTTGATTCGGCACGTACGCTAACCGCAAACATCGCTATTGAAATGTCTTACGCAAGTGGTGTTCACGCGAACGCACTTTACGCTACAGGTGTGGTACTTCTGGTCTTCATCATGACGTTGAACGCTGTACTACTGTACCTAAACCGAGAAAAAGCGAAGTAA